The Juglans microcarpa x Juglans regia isolate MS1-56 chromosome 2S, Jm3101_v1.0, whole genome shotgun sequence genome has a window encoding:
- the LOC121253669 gene encoding probable pectinesterase/pectinesterase inhibitor 54 isoform X2 gives MGRGALGFLVLWLLIRSALVGASASLSLPAMDSYQKHVDEECAFTRYPSPCVEILVGLDSGNQPIDFVSTLLGHAISEAKLTHSDFAKFSSQFGAEDAKTADSVAGYCQELTKMSLGRLDQSLLALKQSPKKNKRDIQTWLSAALTFQQACKDTADSLSVSEEFIVQLSKKMDYLSQLVSNPLALVNRITGKSRNNKTRPLGQDQATFPKWVYARDRKLLQATTIKANAVVAKDGSGDGRYSTLVVGDDSVAKHTSLPATATFTITGDGFIARDIGFQNTAGPQGQQAVALSIASDHSVLFRCTISGYQDSLYALALRQFYRECDIYGTVDFIFGNAAAVFQSCNLILRRPHSGYNVILANGRNDPGQDTGFSIHKCNIRASSDFYPVKHSYNSYLGRPWKQYSRSVIMESTIDDCIASRGWIEWPGASSSSLRTLYFAEYSNVGPGARLSKRVQWPGFHAIGAEKAVEFTVANFIHGTSWLPPTGVTFISGL, from the exons ATGGGAAGGGGAGCCCTAGGGTTTCTTGTCCTTTGGTTGTTGATCAGATCTGCACTAGTAGGGGCCTCGGCCAGCTTGTCACTCCCTGCCATGGATAGTTATCAAAAGCATGTCGATGAGGAATGCGCCTTTACCAGATATCCTAGCCCATGTGTTGAAATCTTGGTCGGGTTGGACTCGGGAAATCAGCCTATTGACTTTGTTTCCACTCTTCTTGGCCATGCCATATCTGAAGCGAAGCTGACTCATTCCGACTTCGCCAAATTCAGCTCCCAATTTGGAGCCGAAGATGCCAAAACCGCTGATTCTGTCGCAG GCTATTGTCAAGAGCTAACGAAAATGTCTCTCGGACGGCTGGACCAGTCCCTGTTAGCTCTCAAacaatctccaaagaaaaacAAGCGTGACATCCAAACATGGCTAAGTGCTGCCTTGACTTTCCAACAAGCTTGTAAAGACACAGCCGACAGCCTCAGTGTCTCCGAAGAGTTCATTGTTCAGCTATCAAAGAAGATGGATTATCTATCTCAATTGGTGAGTAATCCCTTAGCTCTTGTCAACCGGATCACAGGGAAGTCAAGGAACAACAAAACTCGCCCTCTTGGTCAAGATCAAGCTACTTTTCCCAAGTGGGTCTATGCCCGAGATAGAAAGCTACTTCAGGCAACCACCATAAAGGCGAACGCAGTAGTTGCAAAAGATGGATCAG GAGATGGCAGATATTCCACTCTTGTAGTTGGTGACGATAGTGTCGCCAAACACACTTCCTTGCCAGCCACTGCTACTTTCa CAATCACAGGTGATGGATTCATTGCTCGCGATATTGGTTTCCAAAATACTGCAGGTCCTCAAGGACAGCAAGCCGTGGCTCTGAGTATTGCTTCGGATCATTCAGTTCTCTTCAGGTGTACTATTTCAGGTTACCAAGACAGCCTCTATGCGCTTGCCCTCCGTCAATTCTACAGGGAATGTGATATATACGGCACCGTAGACTTCATCTTTGGAAACGCTGCAGCTGTTTTTCAAAGCTGCAATTTGATACTACGCAGACCACACAGCGGTTATAATGTGATCCTTGCCAATGGAAGGAACGACCCTGGACAAGACACTGGCTTCTCCATTCACAAGTGTAATATCAGGGCGAGCTCAGATTTTTATCCGGTTAAACATTCCTACAATTCGTATCTAGGAAGGCCCTGGAAGCAGTACTCTAGATCAGTGATAATGGAATCTACCATTGATGATTGTATCGCATCCAGAGGTTGGATCGAGTGGCCTGGAGCTTCGAGCTCCTCTCTCAGGACACTTTATTTTGCAGAATACTCCAACGTAGGGCCCGGGGCAAGACTTTCCAAGAGAGTACAGTGGCCTGGATTTCATGCTATTGGAGCTGAAAAAGCTGTCGAGTTTACCGTCGCTAACTTCATTCATGGTACATCATGGCTGCCTCCCACTGGAGTAACGTTCATCTCCGGCCTGTAG
- the LOC121253669 gene encoding probable pectinesterase/pectinesterase inhibitor 54 isoform X1: protein MGRGALGFLVLWLLIRSALVGASASLSLPAMDSYQKHVDEECAFTRYPSPCVEILVGLDSGNQPIDFVSTLLGHAISEAKLTHSDFAKFSSQFGAEDAKTADSVAGYCQELTKMSLGRLDQSLLALKQSPKKNKRDIQTWLSAALTFQQACKDTADSLSVSEEFIVQLSKKMDYLSQLVSNPLALVNRITGKSRNNKTRPLGQDQATFPKWVYARDRKLLQATTIKANAVVAKDGSGNYETISKAIEAASGKRFVIYVKSGVYREKIRTNKDGITLIGDGRYSTLVVGDDSVAKHTSLPATATFTITGDGFIARDIGFQNTAGPQGQQAVALSIASDHSVLFRCTISGYQDSLYALALRQFYRECDIYGTVDFIFGNAAAVFQSCNLILRRPHSGYNVILANGRNDPGQDTGFSIHKCNIRASSDFYPVKHSYNSYLGRPWKQYSRSVIMESTIDDCIASRGWIEWPGASSSSLRTLYFAEYSNVGPGARLSKRVQWPGFHAIGAEKAVEFTVANFIHGTSWLPPTGVTFISGL, encoded by the exons ATGGGAAGGGGAGCCCTAGGGTTTCTTGTCCTTTGGTTGTTGATCAGATCTGCACTAGTAGGGGCCTCGGCCAGCTTGTCACTCCCTGCCATGGATAGTTATCAAAAGCATGTCGATGAGGAATGCGCCTTTACCAGATATCCTAGCCCATGTGTTGAAATCTTGGTCGGGTTGGACTCGGGAAATCAGCCTATTGACTTTGTTTCCACTCTTCTTGGCCATGCCATATCTGAAGCGAAGCTGACTCATTCCGACTTCGCCAAATTCAGCTCCCAATTTGGAGCCGAAGATGCCAAAACCGCTGATTCTGTCGCAG GCTATTGTCAAGAGCTAACGAAAATGTCTCTCGGACGGCTGGACCAGTCCCTGTTAGCTCTCAAacaatctccaaagaaaaacAAGCGTGACATCCAAACATGGCTAAGTGCTGCCTTGACTTTCCAACAAGCTTGTAAAGACACAGCCGACAGCCTCAGTGTCTCCGAAGAGTTCATTGTTCAGCTATCAAAGAAGATGGATTATCTATCTCAATTGGTGAGTAATCCCTTAGCTCTTGTCAACCGGATCACAGGGAAGTCAAGGAACAACAAAACTCGCCCTCTTGGTCAAGATCAAGCTACTTTTCCCAAGTGGGTCTATGCCCGAGATAGAAAGCTACTTCAGGCAACCACCATAAAGGCGAACGCAGTAGTTGCAAAAGATGGATCAGGTAACTACGAAACTATCTCGAAAGCTATCGAGGCTGCTTCTGGGAAACGGTTCGTGATTTATGTGAAGTCAGGAGTTTACAGGGAGAAGATTCGCACTAACAAAGATGGCATTACTTTGATAGGAGATGGCAGATATTCCACTCTTGTAGTTGGTGACGATAGTGTCGCCAAACACACTTCCTTGCCAGCCACTGCTACTTTCa CAATCACAGGTGATGGATTCATTGCTCGCGATATTGGTTTCCAAAATACTGCAGGTCCTCAAGGACAGCAAGCCGTGGCTCTGAGTATTGCTTCGGATCATTCAGTTCTCTTCAGGTGTACTATTTCAGGTTACCAAGACAGCCTCTATGCGCTTGCCCTCCGTCAATTCTACAGGGAATGTGATATATACGGCACCGTAGACTTCATCTTTGGAAACGCTGCAGCTGTTTTTCAAAGCTGCAATTTGATACTACGCAGACCACACAGCGGTTATAATGTGATCCTTGCCAATGGAAGGAACGACCCTGGACAAGACACTGGCTTCTCCATTCACAAGTGTAATATCAGGGCGAGCTCAGATTTTTATCCGGTTAAACATTCCTACAATTCGTATCTAGGAAGGCCCTGGAAGCAGTACTCTAGATCAGTGATAATGGAATCTACCATTGATGATTGTATCGCATCCAGAGGTTGGATCGAGTGGCCTGGAGCTTCGAGCTCCTCTCTCAGGACACTTTATTTTGCAGAATACTCCAACGTAGGGCCCGGGGCAAGACTTTCCAAGAGAGTACAGTGGCCTGGATTTCATGCTATTGGAGCTGAAAAAGCTGTCGAGTTTACCGTCGCTAACTTCATTCATGGTACATCATGGCTGCCTCCCACTGGAGTAACGTTCATCTCCGGCCTGTAG